In Pseudomonas sp. Q1-7, the genomic window GCCGGCGATCTCCAGGCCGGGGTTGTAGGCGTCCGCCTCGGCGATCAGGGCATCGAGGGCCGGGTCCTCGAACACATTCCACCACTGCAGGAAGTCGGGTTGCGGCTGGTCGCGGCTCATCTGCACCAGCGCCGGGCTGTTCCAGTGCTCGACCCAGGGCTCGCGGGGCGACTGGAAATCCGGGCCCAGGCGCACGCAGCCGGTAAGGCCCAGCGTGCCCAGCAGTGCCAGGCACAGAGCGCTGGAACGGGCCATGGCGCCCGCGCCTGGTCAGGTCGCCCGCCCTTCTTCCTCGGCGTCTTCCAGCGTCTGCGGCTGGTCGGCCACCCAGTGCCAGAACAGCATGTAGCCCACCGCCAGGACCACCGGCCCGATGAACAACCCGATGATGCCACCGGTGACCATGCCGCCGAGGGCGCCGATCAGCACCACCGGCATCGGCACGTTGACGCCCCGCCCCAGCAGCAGGGGCTTGAGGATGTTGTCGGACATCCCGGCGACGAAGCTGTAGATGGCGAAAATGATGGTGCCGGCGGTCGCGCCTTCGGTGGCGAAGACGAAGATGATCACTGGAATGGTGATCAGCAGCACCGGCAACTGCATGATCCCCAGCAGCAGCACCAGCAACGCCAGCAGCCCGGCACCGGGAATGCCCATCAGCACGAAGCCGAGCCCGACCAGCAGCATCTGGATGAAGGCGATGCCGACCACCCCCTGGGCCACGGCGCGGATGGTCGCCGTGCACAGCTGGGCGATCTGCGGCCCCCGGTCCGGCCCGGAAATGCGCGCGGCGATCTGGATGGCGCTGCGATGGCCGTTCTCGCCGTAGGCCATGAAGATCCCCCCTACGATCAGCGCACCGATGAACAGCAGGAAGCCCGCGCCCACCCCGGCGAGCTTGCCGAGCATGCCCAGGCCAAAGCCACGCAGGTGCGGCAGCAGCTCCTTGATCAGGCTGGTCAGGTCGCTCGAGGCCTGCTGCCAGAAGCTGTACAGGGACTGACCGATCAGCGGCCAGCTGGCCACCGACTCGTTGGGCGCCGGGACGCGCAGGTCGCCTTCCTTGACCAGCTCGATGGCCGCCTGCACCGACTCGGCCATGGACGACGCCAGCAAGTAGATCGGCACCATCAGCAGCGCCAGGGATACGACCACTATCAGCGTGGCCACATGGCCGTCGCGCAGGCCCAGCCGCTCCCTGAGCCTGCAGTGCAGCGGATAGAAGGTGACGCCCAGGATCAGCGCCCAGAGCATCAGGTTGAGAAACGGATGGAAGACCTGGTAGCAGGAGATAGCGAGAATCGCGACCAGGCCGGCTCGAATGAGCACATCCATCAGGCCGCGGGACAGGATTCTTTCCGAAACGGAACTTGGCAGCATCGAGTTCTCCTTCTGCTGTGGCACTCAGGCGAGACCAGTCGGACGGGGCGCAAGATCCTCAAACCGGACGGGGACTGATCCAAGTCATTTCGCTTCAATGATTGTCATTTTTGCCGGCATTCCGGCTACGACGTCCCTATCGGAACGGGCATATCGCGGCGGCTGCGCACGAGCGACACCGCAGGAACCAGCATAGACGCTGCGCCACATCTGGCAGGGACCCTTGCGAGGCGCGCGCTCGCAAGGGCGGTGGAGCGGCGG contains:
- a CDS encoding AI-2E family transporter; the protein is MLPSSVSERILSRGLMDVLIRAGLVAILAISCYQVFHPFLNLMLWALILGVTFYPLHCRLRERLGLRDGHVATLIVVVSLALLMVPIYLLASSMAESVQAAIELVKEGDLRVPAPNESVASWPLIGQSLYSFWQQASSDLTSLIKELLPHLRGFGLGMLGKLAGVGAGFLLFIGALIVGGIFMAYGENGHRSAIQIAARISGPDRGPQIAQLCTATIRAVAQGVVGIAFIQMLLVGLGFVLMGIPGAGLLALLVLLLGIMQLPVLLITIPVIIFVFATEGATAGTIIFAIYSFVAGMSDNILKPLLLGRGVNVPMPVVLIGALGGMVTGGIIGLFIGPVVLAVGYMLFWHWVADQPQTLEDAEEEGRAT